One segment of Patescibacteria group bacterium DNA contains the following:
- the rplT gene encoding 50S ribosomal protein L20, translating to MPRVKRGVMHAKRRKNLLKTTKGFERGRKKLIKLAKTASIKAGANALRDRRAKKRTTRTLWQIQLNAAVREYGLSYSKFIAGLKKAKIDLDRKVLAQLAQKEPAVFAKIVEKVK from the coding sequence ATGCCTAGAGTAAAACGCGGCGTCATGCATGCCAAAAGACGAAAAAACTTATTAAAAACCACCAAAGGTTTTGAACGAGGCCGCAAAAAGCTAATCAAACTGGCCAAAACCGCCTCCATTAAAGCCGGCGCTAACGCTTTACGCGACAGGCGCGCCAAGAAACGAACAACCCGCACCCTCTGGCAAATCCAGCTTAATGCGGCTGTCCGCGAATACGGCTTGTCCTATTCCAAATTCATCGCCGGCCTCAAAAAAGCCAAAATTGATTTGGATCGCAAAGTGCTGGCTCAACTGGCCCAGAAAGAACCGGCGGTCTTTGCCAAAATTGTGGAAAAAGTTAAATAA